A region from the Mya arenaria isolate MELC-2E11 chromosome 2, ASM2691426v1 genome encodes:
- the LOC128225229 gene encoding coiled-coil domain-containing protein 96-like, which produces MADQEVQENNSATTEEAPAPAEGEVPPATDDKPGEETEQAPTDETPADQPAEEQPPQEEQKPEGEGESPPTEEAPQSDAIPAGGEEGEVAPTEAEAGQKEGEEPAADGEAPPADGEQKPEGETSTEEAAEGDTADGGETAPGGEGEEGGAAEGTPTEGAGEEGGEQAPVVEGEEQKAEGEEGAELPAEESKSPVPQSDTFAEGERAESPVPVGVGEKLSREGSPVEQEQVPLPEVLEPGTPERGSPDGDRGQMTTFEEEEEEDEEDDEDDEEEEEEQPEFDREELIERYHQAIVEREQLQQKNYQLQHKLAEYFRKKKADESRQEYDKNVTDQEQRYLKYMASLEDLRRQDMQERENYKLQIHDLKARCEDRKERVDDERRKFMDFKKQVALNALNSRSGRPIPPKDIEAYLAAEDRKEGEVINVRLENIKLKNKLKKKEHQLKSKEELAEGLHLIDFEQLKIENQTYNEKIEERNEELLKLRKKITSTVQVLTHLKEKLQYVQAENQIQKRNLREVESEVGQKRDILSRTKQARDALRIDNQRLKQNCGLLGNESLLRDFEERKDEGDDLRDKLDQLKLQHAELTLNCNQVRRKIEQARTGRA; this is translated from the exons atggctgaccaAGAG GTTCAGGAAAATAACTCTGCGACTACAGAGGAGGCCCCTGCACCAGCAGAGGGTGAGGTCCCTCCAGCCACAGATGACAAACCGGGAGAAGAGACGGAACAGGCTCCCACTGATGAGACCCCGGCTGACCAACCTGCAGAAGAACAGCCACCACAGGAGGAACAAAAGCCTGAGG GTGAGGGAGAGTCTCCACCCACAGAAGAAGCCCCACAGTCCGATGCCATCCCTGCAGGAGGCGAGGAGGGTGAGGTTGCCCCCACAGAAGCCGAAGCAGGACAGAAGGAGGGGGAGGAGCCAGCTGCTGATGGGGAGGCACCTCCAGCAGATGGGGAACAGAAGCCAGAGGGGGAAACCTCCACTGAGGAGGCTGCTGAAGGGGATACTG ctgATGGAGGAGAGACTGCCCCAGGTGGTGAAGGTGAAGAAGGTGGAGCAGCCGAGGGGACCCCAACAGAGGGGGCAGGAGAGGAGGGTGGAGAGCAGGCTCCTGTTGTCGAGGGGGAGGAACAGAAAGCTGAGGGGGAGGAGGGGGCAGAGCTGCCAGCAGAGGAATCCAAGTCACCAGTCCCGCAG AGTGATACATTTGCTGAGGGTGAACGAGCTGAAAGTCCAGTGCCTGTGGGTGTTGGGGAGAAATTGTCTCGTGAGGGAAGCCCAGTGGAGCAAGAACAGGTGCCTTTGCCCGAGGTGTTAGAGCCTGGcaccccagagagggggagccCAGATGGGGACAGGGGCCAGATGACCACCTTTGAGGAGGAAGAGGAAGAAGATGAGGaagatgatgaggatgatgaagAAGAGGAGGAGGAACAGCCAGAGTTTGACAGGGAGGAGCTTATTGAGAGATACCAT CAAGCAATTGTTGAGCGTGAACAGCTACAACAGAAGAACTACCAGCTTCAACACAAGCTGGCAGAATATTTCCGCAAGAAGAAGGCTGATGAGAGTCGACAGGAATATGACAAGAACGTCACTGACCAGGAGCAGCGCTACCTTAAATACATGG CTAGCCTGGAAGACCTGCGTCGTCAGGACATGCAGGAACGCGAAAACTACAAGCTCCAGATCCATGACCTGAAGGCTCGTTGTGAGGATCGCAAGGAACGTGTGGATGACGAGCGAAGGAAATTCATGGACTTTAAGAAACAGGTCGCACTCAATGCTCTTAACAGCCGTTCAGGAAGACCTATACCTCCAAAG GACATTGAGGCATACCTGGCAGCAGAAGATCGCAAGGAAGGGGAGGTAATCAATGTACGCCTGGAGAACATTAAACTGAAGAACAAACTCAAGAAGAAGgaacaccagctcaagtctaaG GAGGAGCTTGCCGAGGGTTTACATCTTATTGACTTTGAGCAGCTCAAGATTGAGAACCAGACGTACAATGAGAAGATTGAGGAGAGAAATGAG GAGTTGTTGAAGCTTCGTAAAAAGATCACAAGCACAGTGCAGGTGTTGACTCACCTCAAGGAGAAACTCCAGTATGTGCAGGCAGAGAACCAGATTCAGAAGCGCAACCTCCGGGAGGTTGAGTCGGAGGTTGGACAG AAAAGAGATATTTTATCAAGAACCAAGCAAGCAAGAGATGCCCTCAGAATAGATAACCAAAGACTTAAACAAAACTGTGGCCTTCTTGGCAATGAATCTTTATTACGAGACTTTGAAGAGCGTAAAGATGAAGGTGATGACCTGCGTGATAAACTAGATCAACTTAAACTTCAGCATGCGGAACTGACGCTGAACTGTAATCAAGTGCGAAGGAAGATAGAGCAGGCCCGGACTGGCCGAGCGTAG